The DNA segment CCTCCGTCTGATCCGTCCGCATCATACTCGCGGTTATCTGCTTCGCCTGCTCGCTCCACTTGCGTATCTCGCCAAGCCGCTCCGACGCCTTGTTCAGCTCTCCGCCGGCCATCTCACGCAGATACAGTATAATGTTGCGCAGCAGTTCCCGCTGATTATACCCTTCCTCAGCCTCACCGCTCTCCTCACCCATGCTCGTCTCACCGAGTATCCCCTGCTGTATCGCGAACGCCTTGCGATCCAGCTCCCGCTGCCTGCGCTCTTCCTCCTCTTCGATCGGCTCCAGCTTCAGTTCCTCACCCGCATCATCACCCGCCGGCACATAACACTGATGACTGCAGAACGGGCACTTACCCTTCTTGCCGCCTGCATTGTCGGGAGCCTTGACCTTCTTGCCGCAACTCTCGCATTCAAAACCAATAGTCATTAGCCGCTCCTTTCAAACTCATTCACCGACAACCGTTCTCCTCCGCCTGCAGTCATTCGCAGTTACAAAATCTGCACTACTTCTTGCCCATCTCCGCAGATGTCTCCGCCACCACATCCGTCGTGATCCCGCCCCTGGGCGTAAAACTCGCCGTGATCTTCATCCACCTCGGCTCACACCCAGCCGCAAGATCGTCCAGTATCTCGTTCGTCAGCCTCTCGTAAAATATACCCTTATCCCGGTAGCTCTGCATATAATACTTCAGCGCCTTCAGCTCCAAACACTTCGCCTCGGGTATATACTCTATCGTTATCGTACCAAAATCCGGATGACCCGTCTTCGGACACACGCTCGTAAACTCCGGACAGCGTATCGTTATCGTGTAATCGCGTTCCGGACGCGGATTATCAAAGAATTCCAAAACCGGCTTATCTGACATAAAATTTGCCCCTGCAAAAAAAAATGATTATACTAAGAGCCTGTTATTTAATCGCCCTAACATCTAATAATACTGTATCACACGGAATTTGCAAGGGATACCGAATGTCTTCATCCACAAAAAAAGCTGTCGTCCTCCTCAGCGGCGGCCTCGACTCCGCAACCACCCTCGGCATAGCCCGAAACGAGGGTTTTGACTGCTATGCAATGACCTTCCGCTACGGCCAAAGACATAACGTCGAAGTGGAATGCGCCCGCCGCGTCGCAGCCTCGCTCGGCGTCGCCGAACACCGCATCATAGACATCGACCTCAAACAGTTCGGCCGCTCCGCCCTCACCGACGACACCCTCGCAGTACCCAAGGACCGCGAAGACATCGACGACACCTCCGACATCCCCATCAGCTATGTCCCCGCCCGCAACACCATCTTCCTCAGCTACGCCCTCGCATGGGCCGAGGTCCTCGACGCATTCGACATCTTCATAGGCGTAAACGCAACAGACTACAGCGGATACCCAGACTGCCGCCCTGAATTCATCGACGCATACGAAAAAATGGCCAACCTCGCCACCGCCGCAGCCGTCACCGGCACCCAAAAATACTCCATCCACACCCCAATAATCAAACTCTCCAAAGCCGACATAATCAAAACCGGCACCTCCATCGGCGTCGACTACTCACTCACCCACTCCTGCTACGACCCCGACCCCGACAACAAACCCTGCGCCCGATGCGACTCCTGCAAACTGCGTCTCCGAGGCTTCCAGCAAGCAAACCTGACCGACCCAGTCCAATACGCCGACTAACTCTTTCATGGAATTACTGAAGAACTACATGATCATGCAAAAGCTGGTATACTGTTTTATTCTTGAAACGATCATCCAGTCTTGGCAATAACTTGTGAAAATGCTCATGCCCAACATGCTTGTCTTGATTTGCAAGGCCTAGAGAGGTCCCCCAAATTGTCAGATTTCTCTTTCCTTCTTTCGATCGCCGATCTTTTAGGTTTTTTAATCCAAGTCTTGTAAGGTTTTCAGGGTGAAATCCAAAACCAAGAATAATCGCCATTTCCGCTTCAATTAAAAGCGCCCTCGCTCTTTCAAATTCCCCATCTTCATCAGAAGCCTCATGTATGATTTTTATGTGCTTGGCTGCTTCGTTGATGTGCTTTTGCTCTGCCTCAGAGTCAAACGGCACAACGCCTCCTCTATTCTGCCAAGGCAAATAACCTAGCTGGCCATGTACGTGAACAACCTCAATAGACCTTGCTTTCTCAGCAACTTCGTCACCACTCCTGCCGCAATTGTCATTCTTAAGAGCAGTATGGAGGAAATGCTCAAACGACCTGTCGTAATTGAACGTTACCACAGATAATTGATTTTGATCAAACTCATCAAAGGGAGCATCCAAAGCGTTGTAGAGCTTATGGTACCAACTTTGCTGCACGGTCTTCAGATAAGATAAATTGATTTTATCAAAAAGAGCGGTTGTTTTTTCATACCCCAGAAGCCTTTTAGCTATGGCCCATTTCCCGATTTCAAGATAATCTTCATGGCCACTTCTACCCAGCCAAGCATCAATTGATGATTGCCCAGACCTGGCGAATCGCTTGTAGAATTCTATAACCAAACCTTCGGGAAAACTATGCCTGATAAAAGGCTCTCGGTCGTTATTTAAGTCATTTAAAATCTCTGCCTTTAGTCGCCCACCACTGGGAAATCCATAAGGCATGCTCGCACCGGCCCCAAGAACCAAAACAGTATTACGCTTGATCATTTCTATTGCTCCCCTTTTTTTCAGTATCAACAACATTGACCAATTATCCTGAAAACGCAGCCGCATTCAAAGAAATTTCGCCACAAAGGTTCTATTTTACTGCAAAACCAGCGGCAGAAAGTAACAGTCAACCGAGAATGGGCTATCCAAAAAGCTCGTCAGAGGTTGTGCTGTTAGTTCCTGCCGCGGCCCAGTTCTCAAACGAATGTAAGAACACCAATCCACCCAGACCAAACACCACAAAAACCCACCAACCCTCTTGCAATCCGCACCCTTTCCTGCCATACTACCGCGATGATTATCAACGAAATATTCTACTGTCTCCAGGGCGAAGGCAAACTCGCCGGCACCCCCAGCGCACTGATACGCCTGGCCGGCTGCCCCCTGCGCTGCCGATGGTGCGATACCAAATACGCCTGCCCGACAACAGCGGGCCAGCCGCGCACCCCCGAGCAAATACTCACTGAAATATCCGAATACCCAACCCGCCATGCCATAGTCACCGGCGGCGAACCACTCGCCCAGCAAGACACACCTCACCTCCTTCAGGCCCTCGAACACGCCGGCATGCACGTCACCATCGAAACCTGCGGCATCCACTACCACGAAAACATCCCCTGCGACCTCATGAGCATCAGCCCCAAGCTCTCCAACTCCACCCCCGATGACCCAGAACTCGCCTCCCCGCACGACGCTGCACGCCTGTGCCCAGAAATACTCCAGAAACTGATCGACAACTACGACTACCAGCTAAAATTCGTCGTCGACACCCCCGCAGACCTCGACGAGATCGCCGAACTGCTAGATTCTCTCAACAACGTCAACCCCTACAAAGTTTTCTTCATGCCCCAGGCCTCCACCCGCGACGAATACCTGCAAAAATCGCAGCTTGTTGCCCAGATATGCGAAAAAACCGGCTTCAAAATGTCCCAGCGGCTCCACATCCTCCTCTACGACGGCCAAAAAGGCCGCTAGAAATCAAACTGGACACAACAACCGCCTTTACTTTCACCCACCATTTCAGTATGATATAGCCCGGTTGCATGGAGGCGGCCTTCACGTAAAACAAGGGTGATGAAATCTAGTAGGGAGGATGAAATGCGCACCACGGCATACCTGTGTTGCTGCCTTGCCTTCGTCTTATCAACAGCAGCATCGAAAACCGTAGGCATACTAAACCGCACCACCAATGCGCCGATCGTAACCTCCTACCAGCAATGCTGCGATCTCGGCCCCGATACGCGCATCTGGCCCGAACTCCGCGAAACCCGCAAAACAAGCACTTTCCCCATTATAACCACCGATACCGCCATCTTGACACGCCGCAATATAACCGAAAACTCCTCCGCGATTCTCCATATCTCCACAAGCGACACGGAGATTCTGCCCCTCGACCTGCCCCAGAATACATCCACGGACACCACCGCAACCACCTCGTTCAGCCCCGATTTCGTCCTGGACCTTCAATACTGACTGCCCACACAAAAACCTTCCCATATTCCGCCAGTTTTTACTTGCGGACAGCTAGCTTTTGCGTAAAATGCACGGTCTCTTGCCCAGGTGGCGGAATAGGCAGACGCGTCAGGTTGAGGGCCTGATGGGGTTAATACCTCGTGCTGGTTCGACTCCAGTCCTGGGCATATCAATCCAAAAAAACCCCGCTAAGCATATCGCTCGCGGGGTTTTCTTATGCGCCTAAAACTGGTCCATCACCAAACATCAGCCAACGGAAGCAACATGCAAATACGCTGATCCCCGAATCCCCCAACCAAATTTAACCAGCCTGATTACCCATCTTCGACTCAAGCCTGCTCACCTTCTCCATCACCGACTCCTTCAACTGCTTCTTATACTCCAGCATCTTCTCACGCAGCCCGGCATCGCCGATACTCAGCATCTGCACCGCAAGCAGCCCCGCATTCTTCGCCCCATCCAGCGCAACCGTCGCCACCGGAACCCCGCCCGGCATCTGCAGAATCGAAAGCACCGAATCCCACCCGTCGATCGAATTCGACGACTTGATCGGCACACCTATCACCGGCAGAGGCGAGATCGCCGCCACCATCCCCGGCAAATGAGCCGCACCCCCCGCACCGGCAATGATCACCTCGATACCCCTCTCATGTGCCCCCCGGGCAAATTCGAACAATCTGTCCGGCGTGCGGTGTGCCGACACAACCGTCAATTCACACGGCACCTCAAAGTCACGAAATATCTCGTGCGCCTTCTGCATTACAGGAAGGTCCGAATCCGAACCCATGATGATCGCTGCTTTTGGTTTTGTCATGATTTCACCTTCAATAAATCCCTCACTCTCACCGCGTGTTTTTTCGCTTCGTCCGTAGTAGGCGACACTATCGTCACGTGACCCATCTTCCGAAAAGGCCGCGTCTCCTTCTTGCCGTAAATATGCACCTTCACCCCCGGGATCGCCATACTCTCCGTCAGGCCCTCATATCTTACCGGCCCCTCATGCTCCCTATCTCCCAGCAGATTCATCATAACCGCCGGCCGCTTGAGATCCGTACTCCCAAGCGGGAAATTGAAGATCGCCCGCAGATGCTGCTCATACTGTGATGTTATCGCACTCTCTATCGTATGGTGCCCCGAATTGTGCGGCCGCGGAGCCGCCTCGTTCACCCACAACTCTCCGTCGGTATCCAGAAACAGTTCAACCGCCAACACCCCCTGGATCCCGGATTTCTCGGTAACCTGCCGCGCCAGCTCTATCGCCCGATCCTGAACGTCCGCATCTATCTCAGCAGGACTCACAAGCAGCTCGACAAGATTCGCCTCGGGATTGAAAACCATTTCCACCGCAGAAAAACACGCCATCTCACCCCTGCCGTTACGCGTGACGATTACAGCCAGCTCCTTGTCGATATCCACTGCACGCTCGACGACACAAGGAACGTCAAGCAATTTACCCAGATCACCTTCACCGCGAACCACTACTACGCCCTTGCCGTCATAGCCAGCCTTCCGGGCCTTCTGCACAAATGGAAACTGCACCCCCTCACCGATGCTCTTGATTACCTGCTCCCGCCCATCGCAAAGCACAAATGCCGGGCTCGGGATCCCGTGCTCCAGATAAAACTGCTTTTGAACCCCCTTGTCCTGGATCATCGCCAGCACCTCAGGATCAGGATAAATGCGTTTGCCCTCTTGCTTTAGCTTGCGCAACGCCTCGACGTTCACGTTCTCGATCTCAAACGTGACCATATCGACCTGCTGGCCGAACTCATACACCTTCTCGAAATCCCTGTAGTCCCCCTCAACAAAACGAGTGCAAACCGTCGACGCCGGACAATGGTCATCCGAGTCAAGGATATAAGTCTTAACGTCCCACCTGCTCGCCGCCAGCGCCAGCATTTTACCCAACTGACCGCCCGCGATTATACCCAGCTTAAAATCTGATGTTACAAGCTGTTCCATAAAGCCTCAGCCTTCAAAATAGGCGTTCAGATCAAGAACGCTTTTAGTTCATCAAAATAGGACCTGCCTCACCCAGTCTTCATATCCTCGCCCGGCTCGAGATCCGTTTCCTTGACTTCCCCGCTCTCAACAACAAGCTGCTTGCCGGGCCTGAGCCACAACCCGATCACACCCGTCGCAGCTACCACTATCACAGCACTGAGCACTACCGCACCCGAATAGCTCTGCGTCACGTCGTATATCCTGCCCCCAACTCCCGGCGCAACCAGCCCAGCCAGACCATACCCCAGAAAGCATATCGGATACAGCTTCGCGAACAGCTCCGTGCCGTACTCGTTCACAACCGTAGCAGCATAGACCACGAAACACGCACCGAATCCGAACCCGATCAGACACGCAACAGCCACGAACGCGTTCGCACCCATCGGCACCAGCAGCGCCGCCAGCACAATCGCCATAAACGACAGCGACAGCACGATCGTCCGATACCCGAACCGGTCATGTATCTGCCCCCAGGTGATACGGCCTATCGCGTTACCGACCGAATACAGCGAAACCGCGAAAACCGCCTGCTGAGCAGTCAAACCCCGCCACAGACCGATCGACTTGAGATTACCGACCACCAGCAGACCCGCAAATGTACCAGCGAACATACCGAGCGAAATAAGCCCAAAGTTCCGCGAGAACACGAACCGCTTGATGCCCTCCCCATCCTCACCGCCGGCCTTCTTCTCGCCGTCAGGCTCGGCCAGCAGCATCGCCGCCGCAAACACCAGACCGCCAAGAACGAGCCCGATCAGCCTGAATATCGTCAGCACGTCATATCCATTGTCAAGCATCGCCTGGCCGCCCGACGCGAACGCGATCGCGCCCCCGCCGAAACCCGCAACAGCGATCCCCGTCACTAGCCCCTTGTTATTCGGAAACCATTTCATCCCCACAGACAGCGGACAAACATAGCCGAACCCGATACCAGCACCAGCCACAACACCAAGACTCAACAGCAGAACGATAAAATTACCGCCCGAAAAAGAAGCCGCAAAGTAACCCGCCAGAAACAGCAATCCGCCGATCCCGGCCGTCAACTTCGGCCCCTTCTTCTGCAGCACTCGTCCCGCCTGCGTCATCGCCACCGTAAACACGGCAATGATCAAGCCAAATATTAGCCCGCACTGCCCGTTATCCAGCCCGTAGTTCTCCACCAACGCAGGCGTAAACGTACTCCACGCATACACCCCGCCCAGCACGATCTGTATAACGATTCCCGCAGCCAGTACAACCCAGCGATTCTTCATAGGTCCAATCCCCTTTAGGCCCAAAAAGATTTCATAATTCTACCCTACCGCTACCGCGGCGCGGTGTCATCAAAATCGAGGATGCTCTTGTAATCACCAACACTGCCGCCGTCCAGACAGCACTCGATGATCTCATTACCAAGCTTGTCAAGATCTTTACAAAGGAAACCGCTGACCTGCTCATGGAAGAACTTGCGAAGCATCTCTGCACCGACATCATAAGCTTCTTTGCCGACCTCTGGCTGCTGATCGACCTGAAGCAGACACCTCGCGATGTTCCTTCCTTCGATACGCATGCTGTCCAGCGAATAACCCAAAAGACTGCATCGCGAAGGCGTGAGCTGATCCGAATGGAACCTCGCATGGCCGCGACGCGCCAGATAATCCCGCGCCAGCCACTCAGGCATAAAGCCGGTCTTCCACGAACCGATATGCTGATTAGGCATCAAAATGTACTTCGTCTTCGGCGAGTCAACGATCTGCCTCAAAAGCAGATTCGCCTGATCGACCTTCCGACCCGTAGCGAACGGCCAATAGCTGCCCACACCCTCACTGCTCATACCGCCAGTATCAACGATACTCGGATTCGCATGTCCACGCGGGGCAACCAGACGCCACAGCCACGCCAACGCTGGCGGCAGAATATGCAGCAATCCGATAATACCATACGTCGGATTCTCAGCCGTACATGGAGGCATCCGTACACCGAAGCTGCGAATGTCCACCGACATCTTGCCTTCCACAACGTCCGGCACGATCTTACGCGGTATTACCACACGCGGATTCGGACAAGGCACGCCAGGCTCATCCTCGATATGTTCCCATATCAGCGCCGTTCCACCCGGCGCCATATCAACATTCAAAAACAGCAGCGGCTCAGACGGCGCAACCGTCAGACTCTCCAGATCATGATCCGTACCGTACTCCGTAATATGATCCACACGCACGAACCACGCATCCTCAGCGTCCATCAGCCACAGCTTGCCGTCACCCTCCTGGTAGTCAGGATGACAAAGCCCCATATCGTCACAAAGCGGATGCAGATCACACGTCCTCGCGATCTCGATAAACTGCTTCTCACCCGTCGCGATATTCTTACCGATCATGATCCGCCCATCTGGCAGTCGATGCGGCTGCTGAAGCAGCTCACTCTTACCGCCCCCGCTCGCACCCTCGTGCATAAACGTCACCAGGTTGTCATAAGGCGTCATCACCTGAACAGCCGAACAGTGAGCTGTCACCCAGCCCTGCTCGCTTCCCTGCCGGATCAGCGCACCGTAAACACCCTTCTTAGCACTCGGACCCGGATACAGATTATAAGAGAATATCTCGTGCTCCTCGATGCGGTTGTGAACAACCACCTGCTTGCCGTCAAAATCCGTATGCCTGAATGGCGGAGCGACATAAATAACAGTGCTCGGCTTGAACTCACGTCCCAGTTTCTCAACGTCCACCAGCCCCTGCAGCAAAGCAAGACCAAACGCGAAAAACGCCGCATTCGCAGGACAAACCGCGATCGCATCACCGCCGATACCAGGCTGACCCATCTCGAACGCAAACACAGCGATCTCCTGCTCACTGAGCCAGTCGAACGTCCGCTGACGCATACCCTCAAACGGAACACCAAAACGATCCTGGTACAGTTCCTTCTCGGTTTCCAGGTCATCGGCGATCAGCATACAGTTCGGATCGCGCCTTCTCATATAAGGCTCCGGATAGTTCGCCGAAATACCATTCTTCACGCGAACCACATGCGCCTCGTTAACCGTACTCCCGTCCGGCAACTCATACTCAACGTCCCACTCTTTATTGTCATAACTGCCGCAGCACAGCTCAACCAACTGCTCCGGTTTCGTCGCGAAGTGCACCTTCGGCGCCTCATCCACGATCTTCTGAATATGTTCCGGCAGCGTAATACCGTTCCAAGTCGTCTTACTACTCATAATTATCTTTCTCCAATAAACTTCTCTGCGAATCTATCTTAAAATGCGGAGTACAGCACCAAAGCCGTCACCTCAACGCAAATCAACTAAACCTGCAATCCAACCAACATCGCGACCGATTATCACGCCGCGAACTATCACGCCCCTCCCGCACGAAAAATGTCATTGCGAGGAGCCGAAGGCGACGCCGCAATCTCAAGGCCCGCGATTCTTAATGGCCCGCCCTTACTGTAATCCGCCCCAGGCGGCCCCACCATAAAACAGCCGTCGCAAAGCGACTCCCTTTTCTTCTATTATCCGCCAGTCGCATAAAACTAGGGACAGTCACCTGTTTCATGCCCGCACACTGCCAAATCAGCGCCCCCCCGTCATCCGCCGCAGGCGGACCCAGAGAACGCCACGCCAGCCGCACCAACCAGCCGACAAAAAACAGGCCGCACACAAACGCATGCACACAAAAAAACGCGAGCAGCGCCTAAGGTTGTCATCCCGGACCCCGATCCGGGATCCAGAGAATGCTGCGAGCACACATGCACGCTCCCAACAGCATCCCGCAAACGCGCCCAACAAAACAAACATGGCGCAAAAAAGCGAGCGACGACTCAGTCGCGAGTACCCACGCCTCGCCAGCCGCATCAACACCAAATTTCCCAAAGAGCATCCTTCTTATATCACTCCGACCAACCGGGCCGTATCCTCTCCTGTATCTCCCACGCATCCAGCAGCACCAGAGCCATCATCGACTCCATCACCACCAGCACACGCGGCACAATACAAGGATCGTGTCGCCCCTTTATCTCGATCGTCCTGTCCCGCCCAGCCGTATCGCACGTCCTCTGCTCCAGCGAAACCGAAGGCGTAGGCTTAACCGCCATCCGCGCAACAACCGGCTCACCATTACTGATACCGCCGAATATCCCACCCGCGTTATTACTCTCGAACGACATACCGCTCATCGCATCGTTGTTCTCACTGCCCAGCATCGCAGCACTGCCGAATCCGCTCCCGAATTCCAGCCCTTTCACGCTGCCCAGCGAAAACATCGCCTGCGCGATCCTCGCATCCAGCTTCGCAAATACCGGATCACCTAATCCTGCCGGCAGCCCGTCAACCTGCACCTGAACCACACCGCCGACACTGTCCCCAGCCGACCGCGCGTCCAGTATCTCTTTTTCCATCTGCTCCGCCGCCTTCGCATCCGGACACCGCAGCAGATTCGCCTCAGCATCCTCCCACGAAAACCGCTCAGCCTTCACCTTCCCCACCGCCAGCGTACACGTCCTTATCGTCACGCCCCGCTCAGCCAGCAGCTTCTTCGCAACAGCACCGCCAGCCACCCGGCAAGCCGTCTCTCTTCCCGACGACCGCCCCCCGCCCCGATGATCCCGCAACCCGTACTTTCGCCAGAACGTAAAGTCCGCATGCCCCGGCCGAAATACATCCTTCAGGTCATCATAATGACCGCTCTTCTGGTCCTTATTCTTTATCAGCATCCCGATAGCACACCCCGTCGTACGCCCTTCAAAAACGCCCGACACGATCTGCACCCGGTCATCTTCCTTCCGCTGCGTCGCCATCTTCGTCCGCCCCGGCCGCCTGCGGTCAAGTTCCTTCTGTATATCTTCCTCACTGATCTCCACGCCCGGCCGAACACCGTCCAGCACAGCACCGATCATCGGCCCGTGACTCTCACCGAACGTCGTCAGCTTTATCACCTCGCCGAACGTATTCGCCGCCCCGCTCCGGCTCCCAAGCTCTGCCTCGATCTCCACGACCGCAGCATCCGCAACCTCCTCCGGCGTCCGCTCGTCAACCTCAACCACGCAATCCGCCCGGCAAAGCAGCACATCACGTATCTTCTCGACGCGCTCGGCAAAACACTTCGCCGGATCCTCGCACCCATCCAGATAGGCCGGAATCTTTCCGCCGCCCATAACTCGGCCCCACAGCACATCTGCCGAACCGTCCAGATAAAGCCACAACGCCCCGCCCCGCAGCACACGCCGCGACTTCGGATTCATCAGCGACCCGCCGCCAAGCGAAACAACACACCAGTCCTCCTCGCCCAGCTTCTCGACCGCCTCAGCCTCCAGCCTGCGAAACTCTGCCTCACCGACCTTCCGGCATATCTCCGCACAACTGCACTCAAATCCCGTCCACTCCCTGAATAGCTCACTGATCTTCTCGTCCGCCTCAACACAGCGCAGCCCAAGCCTCTCGGCAAGCAGCTTGCTCACCGTAGACTTACCTGACGCTTTAGCTCCGGCAACAACTATTTTCATCAGTAACCAAAACCTTTCAATTCACTCCGCAAAAAAGGGGTCCCTTCCACTCTCATTATGAAAGAGACCCCTTTTCAGCGTCCGATCTGTGTAACTGTCAAACCTCAGTATCGCTTATTCGGCCTCAAAAACCGCCGCAAAAGGTCTGTATCTCCATCCAGGCTGCACCTGCACCGCAACCATCCTTAAATAAATCACCAGAAAATACACTAACCCCGCCCGACTGTCAAGCTATGTTTCTAAAATTACCCGGCCAATCGAAACCAAATGGCACCTACATCCGATCAGAACTGCAGCTTTCGCGGTTAATATTCTACTGTTTCCGCTCAATTGTTCAACGCAAACCGCATAAATCGCAACGATTACGCTAACCAAAACCAACCCACCGCAGATCCAATCCAAAACAATTGGCCCATGCCAGCAACCCAATCATCGTGCCCACCAGGTACCGCAGCGCGCAAAAAACAAGCCCGACCATCGCCAGCCGGACTTGTTGTTTTTATCGATTCAGTATATATCACCAAACCCGCGTGCCCGCAAGTCCGGCAATTGCAGACACTTACGCCTCGATCGCGTCGATCGTCACCTGCATATACTTCTGCCTGTGGCCGATTCGCGTTCGGCTGTGCTTCCTGCGGCGAAGATGCGTAGGATACAGCTTAGGACCTTTAACCACTGCGTCCTTAGCGGTCGTCTCAAAACTCGCGACAACCTTCGCGCCGTCAAGATAAGGCGTACCGACCTTGACCTGCTCGCCGTCACTGACAAACAGAACCTTGTCGATCTCTACACTTTTCGCGTCCGCATCGGCCTCAGTGAGCTCGATGTTTATCACGTCACCCTGGGCTACCTTAAACTGCTTGCCGCCCTGTTCAATTATAGCGTACATATAAACTTCTCCTTTTTCTGGTTCTTCGCTCAAAACAGAATAGTCGGGCATTCTAGCATTTTCAACCAACTTGTAAAGCAAATTATCGCAATACTCGCATTTTTTCCAACCAGTTATTGCAAATCCACCCCGCTCATGCCAAAATATGCCCTTTTAATAGCCGACCCAAAAAGACAACTTGAGGCAATTCAGCCCCGCTGCGTCATTGCGAGGAGCCGAAGGCGACGAGCCAATCTCAAGGCCGACGAGACCAGCAACACTGACGCGAAGTAACGCTGTAAAAAACTCTTAACGCCCTCTGTCATTGCGAGGAGCGAAGCAACGTGGCAATCTCAAGGCCGACGAGCCCGGCAGCACTGAAGCGATGTAAGGCTGTAAAAAATTCTTAACGCCCTCTGTCATTGCGAGGAGCGAAGCGACGTGGCAATCTCAAGGCCAGCGAGACCAGCAGCACTGAAATTGTAAAGCAGTTTGATAAATTATGTAAACCGAGGCAACGATATGGAAATCGCAGTCATCAACGACAAACAGATCCCCCTCACCCAGCTCGACCCCGCATACCTCGACCGCGGCACATACTTCGGCGACGGAGTCTACGAAGTCGTGCGCAGCTATGACGGCCGAATCTTCGCCCTCGACGACCACCTCGCCCGCTTCGCCCGCAGCATGCGCGAGATCCAGATCACCGGCCTCGACCTCGACCACGTCCGCAAAACCATCCGGTCCGCCTTCGCCCAGGCCGAAATTCCCAACGCCCGCATCTATTTCCACGTAACCCGAGGCTCCGAGCGCCGCGAACACGCCCCCTCCCCCGACCTCGCACCCAATTTCTTCCTCACCGTCACCGAAATAGGCGACTGCTCCGCTCGAA comes from the Anaerohalosphaera lusitana genome and includes:
- the queF gene encoding preQ(1) synthase, which encodes MSDKPVLEFFDNPRPERDYTITIRCPEFTSVCPKTGHPDFGTITIEYIPEAKCLELKALKYYMQSYRDKGIFYERLTNEILDDLAAGCEPRWMKITASFTPRGGITTDVVAETSAEMGKK
- a CDS encoding 5-(carboxyamino)imidazole ribonucleotide synthase, which codes for MEQLVTSDFKLGIIAGGQLGKMLALAASRWDVKTYILDSDDHCPASTVCTRFVEGDYRDFEKVYEFGQQVDMVTFEIENVNVEALRKLKQEGKRIYPDPEVLAMIQDKGVQKQFYLEHGIPSPAFVLCDGREQVIKSIGEGVQFPFVQKARKAGYDGKGVVVVRGEGDLGKLLDVPCVVERAVDIDKELAVIVTRNGRGEMACFSAVEMVFNPEANLVELLVSPAEIDADVQDRAIELARQVTEKSGIQGVLAVELFLDTDGELWVNEAAPRPHNSGHHTIESAITSQYEQHLRAIFNFPLGSTDLKRPAVMMNLLGDREHEGPVRYEGLTESMAIPGVKVHIYGKKETRPFRKMGHVTIVSPTTDEAKKHAVRVRDLLKVKS
- the purE gene encoding 5-(carboxyamino)imidazole ribonucleotide mutase, with protein sequence MTKPKAAIIMGSDSDLPVMQKAHEIFRDFEVPCELTVVSAHRTPDRLFEFARGAHERGIEVIIAGAGGAAHLPGMVAAISPLPVIGVPIKSSNSIDGWDSVLSILQMPGGVPVATVALDGAKNAGLLAVQMLSIGDAGLREKMLEYKKQLKESVMEKVSRLESKMGNQAG
- the queC gene encoding 7-cyano-7-deazaguanine synthase QueC; amino-acid sequence: MSSSTKKAVVLLSGGLDSATTLGIARNEGFDCYAMTFRYGQRHNVEVECARRVAASLGVAEHRIIDIDLKQFGRSALTDDTLAVPKDREDIDDTSDIPISYVPARNTIFLSYALAWAEVLDAFDIFIGVNATDYSGYPDCRPEFIDAYEKMANLATAAAVTGTQKYSIHTPIIKLSKADIIKTGTSIGVDYSLTHSCYDPDPDNKPCARCDSCKLRLRGFQQANLTDPVQYAD
- a CDS encoding MFS transporter gives rise to the protein MKNRWVVLAAGIVIQIVLGGVYAWSTFTPALVENYGLDNGQCGLIFGLIIAVFTVAMTQAGRVLQKKGPKLTAGIGGLLFLAGYFAASFSGGNFIVLLLSLGVVAGAGIGFGYVCPLSVGMKWFPNNKGLVTGIAVAGFGGGAIAFASGGQAMLDNGYDVLTIFRLIGLVLGGLVFAAAMLLAEPDGEKKAGGEDGEGIKRFVFSRNFGLISLGMFAGTFAGLLVVGNLKSIGLWRGLTAQQAVFAVSLYSVGNAIGRITWGQIHDRFGYRTIVLSLSFMAIVLAALLVPMGANAFVAVACLIGFGFGACFVVYAATVVNEYGTELFAKLYPICFLGYGLAGLVAPGVGGRIYDVTQSYSGAVVLSAVIVVAATGVIGLWLRPGKQLVVESGEVKETDLEPGEDMKTG
- a CDS encoding 7-carboxy-7-deazaguanine synthase QueE gives rise to the protein MIINEIFYCLQGEGKLAGTPSALIRLAGCPLRCRWCDTKYACPTTAGQPRTPEQILTEISEYPTRHAIVTGGEPLAQQDTPHLLQALEHAGMHVTIETCGIHYHENIPCDLMSISPKLSNSTPDDPELASPHDAARLCPEILQKLIDNYDYQLKFVVDTPADLDEIAELLDSLNNVNPYKVFFMPQASTRDEYLQKSQLVAQICEKTGFKMSQRLHILLYDGQKGR
- a CDS encoding DUF4914 family protein, which encodes MSSKTTWNGITLPEHIQKIVDEAPKVHFATKPEQLVELCCGSYDNKEWDVEYELPDGSTVNEAHVVRVKNGISANYPEPYMRRRDPNCMLIADDLETEKELYQDRFGVPFEGMRQRTFDWLSEQEIAVFAFEMGQPGIGGDAIAVCPANAAFFAFGLALLQGLVDVEKLGREFKPSTVIYVAPPFRHTDFDGKQVVVHNRIEEHEIFSYNLYPGPSAKKGVYGALIRQGSEQGWVTAHCSAVQVMTPYDNLVTFMHEGASGGGKSELLQQPHRLPDGRIMIGKNIATGEKQFIEIARTCDLHPLCDDMGLCHPDYQEGDGKLWLMDAEDAWFVRVDHITEYGTDHDLESLTVAPSEPLLFLNVDMAPGGTALIWEHIEDEPGVPCPNPRVVIPRKIVPDVVEGKMSVDIRSFGVRMPPCTAENPTYGIIGLLHILPPALAWLWRLVAPRGHANPSIVDTGGMSSEGVGSYWPFATGRKVDQANLLLRQIVDSPKTKYILMPNQHIGSWKTGFMPEWLARDYLARRGHARFHSDQLTPSRCSLLGYSLDSMRIEGRNIARCLLQVDQQPEVGKEAYDVGAEMLRKFFHEQVSGFLCKDLDKLGNEIIECCLDGGSVGDYKSILDFDDTAPR